A genomic window from Zonotrichia leucophrys gambelii isolate GWCS_2022_RI chromosome 25, RI_Zleu_2.0, whole genome shotgun sequence includes:
- the HAX1 gene encoding HCLS1-associated protein X-1: MSFYDVFRGFFGFPGRCRPRDPLFGGAAWDEEEDEEEDGGPSMSQPPQDFGFGYSPGSSRGAFEELFRDMGELLGVLGGFWAEPQQPFEPALPGPGEGSARRPLRDSMLKQPDSPPASAAPGSSGDLARPWRPFLGLEDAPRAPPALKEDQDLDSQVSSAGLGTILRPDEPRSHSYFQSVSVTTVTLPDGAVEERRTVQDSQGRRETTVTRRRGDQAFISTTREHGQSKDYREEVLNMDDRELAQFAGTWPQQEEIPAANLGPSSTLGSFLRRWFSSW; the protein is encoded by the exons ATGAGCTTCTACGACGTGTTCCGCGGCTTCTTCGGCTTCCCGGGACGGTGCAG ACCCCGGGACCCGCTGTTCGGCGGCGCGGCGTGggacgaggaggaggatgaggaggaggatggcgGCCCGTCCATGTCGCAGCCCCCCCAGGACTTCGGCTTCGGGTACAGCCCTGGCTCCTCCCGCGGCGCCTTCGAGGAGCTGTTCCGGGACATGGGCGAGCTCCTGGGCGTCCTGGGGGGGTTCTGGGCCGAGCCCCAGCAGCCTTTCG agcccgccctgcccggcccgggggaAGGCAGCGCAAGGCGACCGCTGCGGGACTCGATGCTGAAGCAGCCGGACAGTCCCCCTGCCAGCGCGGCCCCGGGGAGCTCCGGCGATCTGGCCCGGCCATGGAGACCCTTCCTAGGG CTTGAAGATGCTCCCCGGGCTCCTCCCGCCCTCAAGGAAGACCAAg ACCTGGACTCCCAGGTCTCCTCCGCTGGGCTGGGCACCATCCTGAGACCCGACGAGCCCAGGTCCCACTCTTACTTCCAGAGCGTCTCTGTCACCACAGTGACTCTCCCTGACGgg GCGGTGGAGGAGCGCCGCACCGTGCAGGACAGCCAGGGCCGCCGGGAGACCACGGTGACACGGCGGAGAGGGGACCAGGCCTTCATCAGCACCACCAGGGAGCACGGGCAGAGCAAGGACTACCGCGAGGAGGTGCTCAACATGGATGACC GGGAGCTGGCACAGTTTGCTGGCACGTGGCCACAGCAAGAAGAGATTCCTGCTGCCAACCTGGGCCCCTCATCTACGCTGGGCAGCTTCCTCCGACGCTGGTTCTCGAGCTGGTAG